From the genome of Rhizobium binae, one region includes:
- a CDS encoding glycine--tRNA ligase subunit alpha, translating to MSAIPDHMNPKRSFQALILTLHSYWADKGCAVLQPYDMEVGAGTFHPATTLRALGPKPWKAAYVQPSRRPSDGRYGENPNRLQHYYQYQVILKPNPPNLQELYLGSLAAIGLDPLLHDIRFVEDDWESPTLGAWGLGWECWCDGMEVSQFTYFQQVCGIECAPVAGELTYGLERLAMYVQGVDNVYDLNFNGREGDEKISYGDVFLQAEQEYSRHNFEFANTEMLHRHFVDAEKECQALLDAGAPGDSANQRLHKCVFPAYDQCIKASHVFNLLDARGVISVTERQSYILRVRTLAKACGEAFLLTDAGGYNVSKEAA from the coding sequence ATGTCAGCCATCCCAGATCATATGAACCCGAAGCGCTCCTTCCAGGCGCTGATCCTGACCCTGCATAGTTACTGGGCGGACAAGGGTTGCGCGGTGCTGCAGCCCTACGACATGGAAGTCGGCGCCGGCACCTTCCATCCGGCCACTACGCTGCGCGCCCTCGGGCCGAAGCCGTGGAAGGCAGCCTATGTGCAGCCGTCGCGGCGCCCGTCCGACGGCCGCTATGGCGAAAACCCGAACCGGCTCCAGCATTATTACCAATACCAGGTGATCCTGAAGCCGAACCCGCCGAACTTGCAGGAGCTCTATCTTGGCTCGCTGGCGGCCATCGGTCTCGACCCGCTGCTGCACGACATTCGTTTCGTCGAGGACGATTGGGAAAGCCCGACGCTCGGCGCCTGGGGCCTCGGCTGGGAATGCTGGTGCGACGGCATGGAGGTCTCGCAGTTCACCTATTTCCAGCAGGTCTGCGGCATCGAATGCGCCCCGGTCGCGGGCGAACTGACTTATGGTCTCGAGCGCCTCGCCATGTATGTCCAGGGCGTCGACAATGTCTACGACCTCAATTTCAACGGCCGCGAGGGCGACGAGAAGATCAGCTATGGCGACGTCTTCCTGCAGGCCGAGCAGGAATATTCGCGTCACAATTTCGAATTCGCCAACACCGAGATGCTGCATCGCCACTTCGTCGACGCCGAGAAGGAATGCCAGGCGCTGCTCGACGCTGGCGCGCCCGGCGACAGCGCCAACCAGCGCCTGCACAAATGCGTCTTCCCGGCCTATGACCAGTGCATCAAGGCCAGCCACGTCTTCAACCTGCTCGACGCCCGCGGCGTCATCTCGGTGACCGAGCGCCAAAGCTATATCCTGCGGGTGCGCACCCTCGCCAAGGCCTGCGGCGAAGCCTTCCTGCTGACCGACGCCGGCGGGTACAATGTGTCGAAAGAGGCGGCGTGA